One window of the Eupeodes corollae unplaced genomic scaffold, idEupCoro1.1 scaffold_984, whole genome shotgun sequence genome contains the following:
- the LOC129953564 gene encoding uncharacterized protein LOC129953564 — CHIADKGNTIVIINQQEYITKTQNFFDNNNILKLNKDPTIKYTKEINKAITNSKQLFPNLNTNIFKQPNAMAPQFTGLPKIHKQGTPIRPLINYTTAPGYKIAKTLQKIIKNNIKIINNHSIQNNKDLIEKLQNLNISPNYKLISLDVTNMYTNIPIDETIQILKENLTNTATINTQQINELINLIKTILKQNYFTFNDEYYTQTEGLAMGSPLSGLLADIYLNHYENKYILSTLNPQKQKIITYSRYVDDTFVIFDGTNRQIDILTKYIN; from the coding sequence TGTCATATAGCCGACAAAGGAAATACAATTGTCATCATTAACCAACAAGAATATATAACAAAAAcccaaaacttttttgacaataaCAACATACTAAAACTTAACAAAGATCCAACTATCAAATAcactaaagaaataaataaagccATCACCAATAGCAAACAATTATTTCCCAACCTAAACACGAATATATTCAAACAACCAAATGCAATGGCCCCACAATTCACAGGACTgccaaaaatacacaaacaaggAACACCAATAAGACCACTTATCAACTATACAACAGCACCAGGATATAAGATAGCTAAaacactacaaaaaataataaaaaacaacatcaagaTAATCAATAATCACAGCATCCAAAACAATAAAGACCtaatagaaaaattacaaaacttaaacataTCACCAAATTACAAACTCATATCATTAGACGTAACCAACATGTACACAAACATACCCATAGATGAAACGATACAAATACTCAAAGAAAATCTAACTAACACCGCAACCATCAACACTCAACAAATAAATGAactaataaacttaataaaaacaatactaaaacaaaattacttcaCTTTTAACGATGAATACTACACACAAACTGAAGGACTCGCCATGGGATCACCTCTTAGTGGATTACTAGCTGACATTTACCTCAACCACTacgaaaacaaatatattttatccaCACTCAacccacaaaaacaaaaaatcatcacaTATTCCCGATACGTTGATGATACCTTCGTCATATTTGACGGAACAAATAGACAAATAGACATTTTAACCAAATACATCAATa